From a single Candidatus Melainabacteria bacterium genomic region:
- a CDS encoding tetratricopeptide repeat protein, with protein sequence MNSLEKFYYSAILLAALAMPCSLEANGSNPPASLTWRQVYSQAQEKLDQQKFSEAERLLRQALDTMPNDNAHEEYRSQLYLKLANTLTLSDQTNEAQNYYRKLLDLETQHHGSDSVHIVPALLALGSIQEAEGNHTLAMQYYRRALQINERNYGPYSPAVADNLHRIGRAGWHNGDRTQSAVDYKQSLNILLQQPTLTASDQLLRVMNDYSDKLKGNDNSSRDLLLDFKKEIQSKSTPITSIPVTSVPVSSTPSPTSAPVVPTQATIPTPSNGASQSASSSGSAQTSFTDQDRLRLNAVKEQQTETDPGVTLRGIAAPYSNQTLDPAYKIVNSSLSNQVRYGQSADNLERSIAADVDALGPNHPTVANDLTSLAQIRIAEGKYSEARNLLNRALPIYEKVYGVNNNLTISALASLAFVEGQTGNVETAIGMYKRALAAGQSVLGPNSLETARILNEMAHLYYAQGKLNEARTYYEWAVASTEAAVGEHDSLLAACLRDYAQVLRTMGKDDEASSAELKASRVVATVQ encoded by the coding sequence ATGAATTCACTGGAAAAATTTTACTACTCAGCGATCCTCTTAGCTGCCCTTGCCATGCCTTGTTCGCTAGAGGCTAACGGCAGTAATCCCCCTGCAAGTTTGACATGGAGACAAGTTTATTCCCAGGCGCAAGAAAAGCTCGATCAGCAGAAATTCAGTGAAGCAGAAAGGCTCTTGCGCCAGGCCCTGGACACGATGCCGAACGACAACGCCCATGAAGAATATCGCTCACAGCTTTATCTAAAACTAGCTAATACATTAACTCTCAGCGATCAAACTAACGAAGCGCAAAATTACTATCGAAAGTTGCTGGACCTCGAAACACAACACCACGGCAGTGACAGCGTCCACATTGTTCCCGCACTTCTGGCTCTTGGATCAATTCAGGAGGCGGAAGGAAATCATACTCTCGCGATGCAGTATTATCGTCGCGCACTTCAAATCAACGAACGCAATTATGGTCCGTATAGCCCCGCTGTGGCAGACAATTTACATCGCATAGGTCGAGCTGGATGGCACAACGGCGACAGAACACAATCAGCAGTGGATTACAAACAATCGCTAAATATTCTGCTACAACAGCCGACACTGACGGCAAGCGATCAACTCTTGCGCGTCATGAATGATTATTCCGACAAACTAAAAGGTAATGACAATTCTAGTCGAGACCTGCTTCTCGACTTCAAGAAGGAAATACAAAGTAAATCAACACCGATTACATCGATACCGGTCACATCAGTACCAGTTTCATCAACTCCGTCTCCAACATCAGCACCGGTTGTTCCAACTCAGGCTACAATACCCACGCCATCGAATGGTGCATCACAAAGCGCAAGCAGCTCCGGAAGTGCGCAGACGTCCTTCACCGATCAGGATCGATTGAGATTGAATGCCGTCAAAGAGCAGCAAACGGAGACGGATCCGGGCGTGACTCTTCGTGGAATCGCTGCGCCATATTCCAATCAGACTTTAGACCCAGCCTACAAGATCGTAAATTCGAGTCTCAGCAATCAGGTAAGGTACGGTCAAAGCGCCGATAACCTGGAGCGCAGCATCGCCGCAGATGTCGACGCACTCGGTCCCAACCATCCAACCGTAGCAAACGATTTGACCAGCCTGGCGCAGATTAGAATCGCCGAGGGCAAGTACTCTGAGGCTAGAAACTTGCTGAACAGAGCGCTTCCCATTTACGAAAAAGTGTATGGGGTGAACAACAACCTGACCATTTCGGCGTTAGCATCACTCGCCTTTGTCGAAGGACAAACAGGAAATGTCGAAACAGCCATAGGAATGTACAAAAGAGCACTGGCAGCCGGACAGTCTGTGCTCGGTCCCAACAGTCTGGAGACTGCCCGCATATTGAACGAGATGGCACACCTGTATTACGCACAGGGCAAACTGAACGAAGCACGCACTTACTATGAATGGGCTGTAGCCAGCACAGAAGCTGCAGTCGGCGAACATGACTCATTGCTTGCGGCTTGCCTCCGCGATTATGCACAGGTCTTACGTACTATGGGCAAAGACGATGAGGCAAGCAGTGCCGAGCTAAAAGCCAGTCGTGTCGTAGCGACTGTACAATAA
- a CDS encoding efflux RND transporter permease subunit, with product MWIVSTAMKRPITVIAAILSICLISVLALTSMKRDIFPDLKIPAIYVIEGYGGMSPEQMEGYITSTYELFFLYVPGIEHIESQSIQNLTLIKVYFQPDTDMASAMAAIVAMANRATSLMPHGTYNPFVLRFDAGSLPVGQLVLSSQTRDVKELEDLAYTRIRPMLATVPGAEAPPPFGGNIRSIVVNVDADKMRQYNISGDEIIKAIMSGNRVLPAGNVRTGDYMRIAPVNSDLPDIHQLDYLPVRTGHGPQIFIRDIGSISDSSDILAGYAMFQGRRTVYIPAVKRADASTVSVVDALEKALPRMQAVLPKDVTISYEFDQSKYVREAINDVFHEGLLGTLLPGLMILLFLRDFRSTLIVVASIPLSLLSAIVGLWLCNQTINIQTLSGLALAIGILVDESTVCIENIHSHLARHEPLSRAVFDACVETMVPRLLAMLSVVAVFIPSFFMVGITRELFIPLSLAVGFAMIASTTLASTLTPIMGVWILKPSHKEHARDFVDTLKEGLGHLLHFIMPLRVPIIAVYLVVSVGTVVTLYMTIGKEMFPAAASNQFRMRISAPTGMRVEALEQRVLKTIEEIKAEVGPGNVEKTLGYAGQQPPMFPISSAFLWTSGPHQAVLDVELKEDAHIDVFSLKDKLRKRFKKALPDTEFSFEPGDLVSQIMNIGSPTPIKVQITGPDLTADKLFANKVLKEMKKIDLLRDLQWGQPLDYPTCNIDIDREVAGQLGVTPEEVGMSLQPAFFSSRFVNLSLWRDANSGFSYQVQVQVPQDQIKSKDDIESFPTMSSLRREQMAEVDPFKDPKVDQMYFENRTRRPQRPLIGDVAKVTYGTTNGEYDRYNMMRMVSLTANLSGHDLGRVGAAVKEAVKRAGKPPAGVFVDVMGQVPLLEDTFFHLLTGLLLAVVVITLMLLAYFQAARVVLIVMSTTPAIFLGVLTVLTITGTTLNVQSFMGAIMAVGVGIANAILLVVFAEENRVAGMSAQEAAIHGAESRMRPILMTSIAMVAGMVPMALSGGQSASLGRAVIGGLTMSTLSVLTLLPLVFSMVQAGAPVGSRSIHPEDLGN from the coding sequence ATGTGGATCGTCTCTACAGCGATGAAACGACCGATCACCGTGATAGCGGCGATTTTGAGCATCTGCCTTATTTCCGTGCTTGCCTTGACGAGCATGAAACGAGACATATTTCCAGATCTGAAGATTCCTGCTATCTACGTGATTGAGGGCTACGGTGGTATGTCGCCGGAGCAGATGGAAGGTTACATCACCTCCACCTACGAGCTTTTCTTTTTGTATGTGCCGGGCATCGAGCATATCGAATCTCAGTCGATTCAAAACCTGACCTTGATCAAGGTTTACTTTCAACCTGATACCGATATGGCAAGCGCCATGGCGGCGATTGTTGCAATGGCCAACCGTGCCACCAGCTTGATGCCTCATGGCACTTATAATCCGTTTGTACTTCGATTTGACGCGGGCAGTTTGCCGGTTGGGCAGCTTGTGCTTTCGTCTCAAACTCGTGATGTGAAGGAGCTGGAAGACCTCGCATACACGAGAATTCGCCCGATGCTTGCCACTGTTCCTGGTGCCGAGGCGCCGCCTCCTTTCGGCGGCAATATTCGCAGTATTGTTGTCAACGTAGATGCGGATAAAATGCGTCAGTACAACATCTCCGGCGATGAAATAATCAAAGCGATTATGAGTGGAAATCGGGTGCTGCCGGCTGGTAACGTGCGCACAGGCGATTACATGCGTATTGCGCCTGTCAACTCAGATCTTCCTGACATACATCAGCTTGATTATCTGCCGGTTCGCACAGGGCATGGTCCTCAGATCTTCATTCGGGATATCGGCAGTATTTCCGACTCCTCAGATATCCTCGCCGGTTATGCAATGTTTCAGGGGCGGCGAACGGTCTACATTCCTGCTGTCAAAAGAGCCGATGCGTCTACAGTTTCGGTTGTCGATGCACTGGAAAAGGCTCTGCCCCGAATGCAAGCTGTGCTCCCTAAAGACGTGACGATTTCATATGAGTTCGACCAGTCCAAGTACGTGCGTGAAGCGATCAATGATGTCTTTCACGAGGGACTTCTGGGCACTCTTCTGCCGGGGCTGATGATCTTACTGTTTCTTCGCGATTTCAGAAGCACTCTTATCGTTGTTGCCTCTATTCCGCTCTCCTTACTTTCGGCGATTGTTGGATTGTGGCTTTGCAATCAAACAATCAATATTCAGACACTGAGTGGTCTGGCGCTGGCTATCGGAATTCTGGTAGATGAGTCTACCGTCTGCATCGAGAACATTCACAGTCATTTGGCCAGGCACGAGCCTTTATCCAGAGCTGTTTTCGATGCTTGTGTCGAAACGATGGTGCCTCGATTGTTGGCGATGTTGTCCGTGGTGGCAGTGTTCATACCGTCATTTTTCATGGTTGGAATCACGCGCGAACTGTTCATTCCTCTTTCTCTGGCCGTTGGTTTTGCCATGATCGCCTCTACAACACTGGCATCTACTCTGACCCCAATTATGGGCGTCTGGATTCTGAAGCCGTCTCACAAAGAACATGCTCGCGATTTTGTCGATACGTTGAAGGAAGGTCTCGGGCATCTGCTGCACTTCATCATGCCTTTGAGGGTGCCGATTATTGCAGTCTATCTGGTAGTTTCAGTTGGTACTGTAGTGACTTTGTATATGACGATTGGCAAGGAAATGTTTCCTGCGGCTGCCAGTAATCAATTTCGAATGCGCATCAGCGCGCCTACAGGCATGCGTGTTGAGGCGCTGGAACAACGGGTTTTAAAGACGATAGAAGAAATCAAAGCAGAAGTTGGTCCCGGGAACGTTGAGAAGACGTTGGGCTATGCTGGTCAGCAACCTCCGATGTTTCCCATCAGTTCCGCCTTCTTATGGACAAGTGGCCCGCATCAGGCTGTTCTGGATGTGGAATTGAAAGAAGACGCGCATATCGATGTCTTCAGCCTGAAAGACAAATTGCGAAAACGTTTCAAGAAGGCGCTTCCTGATACCGAATTCTCGTTTGAGCCGGGAGATCTAGTCAGTCAGATTATGAATATCGGCTCTCCCACACCGATCAAAGTTCAGATTACTGGTCCTGATTTGACTGCCGATAAACTTTTCGCCAACAAAGTTTTGAAGGAAATGAAGAAGATTGATTTGCTGCGCGATTTGCAGTGGGGTCAGCCGCTCGATTATCCAACTTGCAACATAGACATAGATAGGGAAGTGGCAGGTCAGCTAGGGGTGACTCCTGAAGAAGTAGGTATGTCGTTGCAGCCGGCATTCTTCTCTAGCCGTTTCGTCAACCTCAGTTTATGGCGTGATGCCAACAGCGGATTCTCTTATCAGGTGCAGGTGCAAGTGCCCCAAGACCAGATCAAATCCAAAGACGATATAGAAAGTTTTCCAACTATGTCCAGTTTGCGTCGAGAACAAATGGCCGAAGTCGATCCTTTCAAGGATCCTAAAGTTGACCAGATGTATTTCGAAAATCGAACGCGCCGTCCTCAGCGACCTCTGATAGGTGATGTGGCCAAAGTAACGTACGGTACTACAAATGGTGAATACGATCGCTACAACATGATGCGTATGGTCTCTCTGACTGCCAATTTATCGGGGCACGATCTTGGTCGGGTTGGAGCTGCTGTTAAGGAAGCCGTCAAGCGCGCCGGTAAGCCGCCAGCAGGGGTTTTTGTCGATGTGATGGGGCAAGTGCCATTGCTCGAGGATACATTTTTCCACCTGTTGACGGGTTTGTTGCTCGCGGTGGTTGTAATTACATTGATGCTCCTCGCCTACTTCCAGGCTGCCAGAGTCGTGTTGATCGTCATGTCTACCACACCGGCAATCTTCCTTGGAGTTTTGACTGTTTTGACTATTACTGGCACCACACTGAATGTCCAGTCATTCATGGGCGCGATTATGGCGGTTGGTGTCGGCATCGCTAACGCAATTCTGCTCGTCGTGTTTGCTGAAGAGAATCGTGTCGCCGGCATGAGTGCGCAGGAAGCGGCCATCCATGGTGCCGAATCGCGTATGCGACCGATTTTGATGACATCCATTGCTATGGTGGCAGGTATGGTGCCAATGGCGCTTTCGGGTGGGCAGAGTGCTTCTCTTGGACGAGCTGTAATTGGTGGTTTGACAATGTCGACTCTGTCGGTTTTAACTCTGCTGCCGCTGGTTTTTTCTATGGTGCAGGCAGGGGCGCCAGTTGGTTCGCGATCTATTCACCCTGAGGATTTGGGAAATTAA
- a CDS encoding OmpA family protein: MSQTSLGETMKPHWKMIILPLACLASTNSVCHALIEKQEPAVNVIKGTVAAIGYHMGANTRIDLHGSRHATQASGEARVSARPKGTEIDLRVSDLRPPSTLGGQFLTYVAWTVTPDGTTKNLGEIQINQNGSGRLEARTLSPTFALIVTAEPYFAVRMPSELVVLKNVTNNRTRGQIFPNNSYKLMKVSEYSRSGNPLSLIPDLKKAPLEVYQARNAIEIARLRGAEQRSQRIFAEANAALQRMENSLKQNSGRNQLISDARQTIQLAEDARALAVQHEELERIESEKQAAAAAAAAKAKAEADRRAAVEARHQAELAAVREAQIAAVAAAHAAEQRAQAQAAAAAAAAEQAALQAKADAAKEEAARAHAATIALRAQLLQQLNSVLQTTDTPRGLVVQMADVLFDIGKFTLSKDAQLKLARLSGIILAHPGLNLTIEGHTDNTGSDALNMTLSDQRASTVRQFLISQGLSANAISSKGFGLSKPIADNSTADGRRQNRRVEIIVSGQAIGADIAK, from the coding sequence ATGTCTCAAACTTCACTAGGAGAAACCATGAAACCGCACTGGAAGATGATTATTCTGCCTCTCGCCTGCCTGGCATCGACAAACTCGGTCTGTCATGCCCTGATCGAGAAACAGGAACCAGCGGTGAACGTGATTAAAGGTACAGTCGCTGCTATCGGTTACCACATGGGCGCTAACACGCGCATTGACCTGCACGGCTCGCGTCACGCGACTCAAGCAAGTGGCGAAGCCAGAGTCTCCGCAAGACCAAAAGGTACCGAGATCGATTTAAGGGTGTCTGATTTGCGCCCACCATCCACACTGGGAGGACAGTTCCTGACCTATGTGGCATGGACCGTTACACCAGATGGCACAACGAAAAATCTTGGAGAAATCCAAATCAATCAAAACGGATCGGGCAGATTGGAAGCCCGTACCCTGTCGCCAACTTTCGCTCTCATCGTCACAGCTGAACCTTATTTCGCCGTGCGCATGCCTAGCGAATTGGTCGTTCTCAAGAACGTAACAAACAATAGAACGAGAGGACAGATTTTCCCGAACAACAGTTACAAGCTGATGAAGGTAAGCGAATACTCAAGGTCTGGCAATCCTCTTTCCCTGATACCGGACTTGAAGAAAGCACCTCTGGAAGTTTATCAAGCCCGCAACGCAATTGAGATAGCAAGATTGAGAGGTGCCGAACAGCGCTCTCAACGAATTTTTGCTGAGGCTAATGCAGCTCTTCAGCGCATGGAAAACTCACTTAAACAGAACTCGGGTAGGAATCAACTGATATCGGATGCTCGCCAGACCATCCAGCTTGCCGAAGATGCTCGCGCTCTTGCAGTGCAACACGAAGAGCTGGAACGCATCGAGTCCGAGAAACAAGCAGCTGCTGCTGCCGCTGCCGCCAAAGCCAAAGCTGAGGCAGACAGAAGAGCCGCTGTGGAAGCCAGGCACCAGGCCGAGCTAGCAGCCGTTCGTGAAGCTCAGATCGCAGCAGTGGCTGCAGCACATGCTGCGGAGCAGCGAGCTCAGGCACAAGCGGCAGCAGCGGCGGCGGCTGCGGAGCAAGCGGCTTTGCAGGCGAAGGCCGATGCCGCAAAGGAAGAAGCAGCCAGAGCACATGCTGCTACTATCGCGCTGCGAGCGCAATTACTGCAGCAACTGAACTCGGTTCTTCAGACAACAGATACACCACGCGGTCTGGTAGTGCAGATGGCTGATGTGCTGTTTGACATTGGCAAATTTACCTTGAGCAAAGATGCACAGCTGAAGTTAGCCAGGCTCTCGGGAATCATTCTCGCTCACCCGGGATTGAACTTGACTATCGAAGGACATACCGACAACACTGGCAGCGACGCTCTCAACATGACTCTGTCTGATCAGAGAGCTTCTACCGTGCGACAATTCTTAATTTCGCAGGGTCTATCGGCAAACGCGATTTCGTCTAAGGGCTTCGGATTATCGAAACCGATAGCAGACAACAGCACTGCCGACGGACGCAGGCAAAATCGTCGCGTCGAAATCATTGTCAGCGGACAAGCGATAGGCGCAGATATCGCTAAGTAG
- a CDS encoding DNA-binding transcriptional regulator: MAKKFKSDAFEAIHSHVSGLHKIGVVSKETMRRFDESCLEVPEKLGPKQIKALRNSFHLSQPVFARYLNTSESTVEKWETGATKPTGAALKLLCVAKKHGLEVLT, from the coding sequence ATGGCAAAAAAGTTTAAAAGCGATGCTTTCGAAGCAATTCACAGCCATGTTTCTGGCTTGCACAAAATTGGAGTTGTATCCAAAGAGACCATGCGCCGCTTTGATGAAAGCTGTCTTGAAGTGCCTGAAAAATTAGGACCAAAGCAGATCAAGGCATTGCGCAATAGCTTCCATTTGAGCCAGCCCGTCTTCGCTCGTTATCTCAACACAAGTGAAAGCACGGTAGAAAAATGGGAAACTGGCGCGACCAAGCCGACCGGAGCCGCTCTGAAACTTCTATGCGTAGCTAAAAAACACGGGCTCGAAGTGCTCACCTAG
- a CDS encoding serine/threonine protein kinase yields MGVVYRAVNTTTKEAVAVKILRQQYMHDEIAARRFKHEAVATTRLSHPNIVAMHDYGSTVDGYLFMVMEIIDGKSLAKIVHERRSLTPVRTVHIIKQVCDALDHAHQQGVIHRDLKPGNILLTEVGDEKDYVKLVDFGIAKLLMPEGDIDETQIEQEGEVLGSPLYMSPEQCLGRELDGRSDIYSLGVVLYETLMGKVPFIGRTLQETVEMQVQTAPMAFSAKRPDLTLPGSLEAVVFKALQKKKSDRPQSMRELARDLESALADDGPRVSKATYATSQKLPLKAIVVREEKRGIKVGLTIGLLIAVALAAVVLRNVTAGTPLHTVPVNSAPSNFLPTAK; encoded by the coding sequence ATGGGTGTTGTCTACCGTGCTGTGAATACCACGACGAAGGAAGCAGTTGCTGTAAAAATTCTGCGCCAGCAGTATATGCATGATGAAATTGCAGCGAGGCGATTTAAGCACGAAGCTGTTGCCACCACTCGTTTGTCACATCCTAACATTGTTGCCATGCACGATTACGGCTCTACTGTCGATGGTTATTTGTTCATGGTAATGGAGATTATTGATGGCAAGTCGCTTGCGAAAATCGTTCATGAGAGACGATCTCTGACTCCAGTGAGAACGGTGCACATTATCAAACAAGTGTGTGATGCGTTGGATCATGCGCATCAGCAGGGTGTTATTCATCGAGATCTGAAGCCTGGCAATATTTTGTTGACCGAAGTTGGAGACGAGAAGGATTATGTGAAGCTTGTTGATTTTGGTATTGCAAAGTTGCTGATGCCCGAAGGAGACATTGATGAAACTCAGATAGAGCAAGAGGGTGAAGTTCTCGGTAGTCCTCTGTATATGAGTCCGGAACAGTGTTTGGGTCGGGAACTGGACGGAAGATCAGACATCTATTCTCTGGGCGTTGTGCTTTACGAAACTCTGATGGGTAAAGTTCCTTTTATTGGTCGAACACTGCAAGAAACGGTTGAAATGCAAGTTCAAACTGCACCAATGGCTTTTTCTGCAAAGAGACCTGATCTCACTTTGCCAGGGTCGCTTGAAGCTGTCGTTTTTAAAGCTCTTCAGAAGAAAAAGTCGGATCGCCCGCAATCTATGCGTGAATTGGCCAGGGATTTGGAAAGTGCCCTGGCCGATGACGGGCCGCGTGTCTCTAAGGCAACATATGCGACATCTCAAAAACTTCCATTGAAAGCGATCGTAGTTCGCGAGGAAAAACGCGGCATCAAGGTTGGACTCACAATTGGTTTGTTGATTGCGGTCGCCCTTGCAGCGGTGGTTCTGAGAAATGTTACTGCCGGTACGCCACTGCATACAGTACCAGTAAATTCGGCGCCTTCGAATTTTTTACCAACCGCAAAGTAG
- a CDS encoding type II toxin-antitoxin system RelE/ParE family toxin, translating into MNEAAAPRTFKTEWFAKAAKKANISDADLCKAIAQVRIGQCDDLGGGVFKKRLQKNLYRSIIVAKGGKYWIYSYLFAKKDRENITQEELKVFRELADIYTNITDEDIELEKTTGILVEICHGKKV; encoded by the coding sequence ATGAATGAAGCAGCCGCGCCCCGGACTTTCAAAACGGAATGGTTCGCGAAGGCTGCCAAAAAAGCCAATATATCCGATGCTGATTTATGCAAGGCAATTGCTCAAGTGCGGATCGGGCAGTGCGACGACCTGGGCGGAGGGGTTTTCAAAAAGCGTCTGCAAAAGAACTTGTACCGCAGCATAATTGTTGCAAAAGGCGGTAAATACTGGATCTATTCTTACTTGTTTGCAAAAAAAGATCGTGAAAACATCACTCAAGAAGAGCTAAAAGTTTTTCGAGAACTGGCCGACATCTATACAAATATCACAGACGAAGACATTGAACTGGAAAAGACAACCGGCATTTTAGTGGAGATATGTCATGGCAAAAAAGTTTAA
- a CDS encoding efflux RND transporter periplasmic adaptor subunit, with translation MSEEEQDNLASDRITNTGGGKPAPGQGDSGEAAHSERVHVDQYGRKLPVARIADPKNLIFVGIVLLIASVGYFSLLAAWKKNKEVPEPVNEKPVAVKVVPIEARTLFREDQIPGEIEGYQDVLIYPKVPGFVKWIGVDRGSVVQKDQRMVQMYAPEYVARRNEQLARVAAAKADLAAEQSKLADLQADLKKKRASLLADQSTYQRVYAASLVPGVIADNDVVQWSQSVEEDQQDVNTAIQRVNAKDHEVSARREEVTAEMNAFKNYSDFASYLEIKAPFNGYVTERRMHVGSFVGPDGTGAYPPICRVKQIDLLRIIAPVPERDTAGVVVGSEVKFTVSSFPGQKFTGTVARISNDLDKATRTMPVELNYFNPDFKVLPGMFCKIFWPTRSREESLFVPVSSVVSTPLSTFVCRVKNGQVEWVNVRKGQTMKGYVQIFGPLTTKDVLALQASEELENQSLVTPINATPQEIQDANVSAATEVPDGQTPNLMPTPQTAKPPVKVPLTPH, from the coding sequence ATGAGCGAAGAAGAACAGGATAATTTGGCATCAGATCGAATAACCAATACTGGTGGTGGTAAACCTGCGCCCGGTCAGGGTGACAGTGGCGAAGCTGCTCACTCTGAACGTGTTCATGTCGACCAGTACGGCAGAAAGCTCCCAGTGGCGCGAATCGCTGATCCGAAGAATCTGATATTCGTCGGAATCGTGCTATTAATCGCCAGTGTTGGATATTTCTCTCTTCTAGCTGCCTGGAAGAAAAACAAGGAAGTTCCGGAACCTGTTAACGAAAAGCCAGTTGCCGTAAAGGTTGTGCCTATCGAGGCTAGAACGCTTTTTCGTGAAGATCAGATACCAGGCGAGATCGAGGGCTACCAGGATGTATTGATTTATCCGAAGGTTCCGGGTTTTGTTAAGTGGATTGGGGTGGATCGTGGCTCCGTGGTGCAGAAAGATCAGCGAATGGTGCAGATGTATGCGCCAGAATATGTGGCACGAAGAAATGAGCAACTTGCAAGGGTTGCCGCTGCAAAAGCTGATCTGGCAGCGGAGCAATCTAAACTGGCTGACTTGCAAGCTGATCTGAAAAAGAAGAGGGCCAGTTTGCTTGCCGATCAGTCTACCTATCAGCGTGTCTATGCCGCGTCTCTGGTGCCGGGAGTGATCGCTGATAACGATGTTGTGCAGTGGTCGCAATCAGTAGAAGAAGATCAACAAGATGTAAACACTGCAATTCAGCGCGTGAACGCCAAAGATCATGAGGTCTCCGCCCGTCGAGAAGAAGTGACGGCTGAGATGAATGCTTTCAAAAATTATTCCGACTTTGCGTCGTACCTGGAGATAAAGGCACCATTCAACGGCTATGTGACTGAACGCCGCATGCACGTTGGCAGCTTTGTTGGCCCAGATGGCACTGGTGCCTATCCACCAATTTGCAGAGTCAAGCAAATCGACTTGCTGCGTATCATCGCACCAGTTCCAGAACGAGATACTGCGGGTGTTGTAGTTGGGTCGGAGGTGAAATTTACGGTGTCGTCATTCCCCGGTCAGAAATTTACTGGTACGGTCGCAAGAATCAGCAATGACCTGGACAAAGCAACAAGAACCATGCCTGTTGAATTGAATTATTTCAACCCCGACTTCAAAGTGCTGCCGGGCATGTTCTGCAAAATCTTCTGGCCGACACGCAGTCGTGAAGAGTCGCTGTTTGTTCCAGTATCTTCTGTTGTTTCTACGCCGTTAAGCACCTTTGTATGTCGCGTCAAAAATGGGCAGGTTGAGTGGGTCAATGTGCGAAAAGGTCAAACCATGAAAGGCTATGTTCAAATTTTTGGACCCCTGACTACAAAAGACGTACTAGCGCTGCAAGCCAGCGAAGAGCTAGAGAATCAGAGTCTCGTCACTCCGATTAATGCAACGCCGCAAGAAATTCAGGATGCTAATGTCTCTGCCGCGACAGAAGTCCCGGATGGTCAAACTCCTAATTTAATGCCCACGCCGCAAACAGCCAAACCACCGGTGAAGGTGCCATTAACGCCACACTAG